One region of Cydia pomonella isolate Wapato2018A chromosome 9, ilCydPomo1, whole genome shotgun sequence genomic DNA includes:
- the LOC133521002 gene encoding uncharacterized protein LOC133521002: MSSAVKIDQLNESNYETWKIQVEAVLIKNDAWGYVNGSIKKPAEVAEAAKWEIGDSKAKSDLILSITPSELRHLRGCKTSRDVWLKLQNIHASKGPARKATLLKELLLRKLDEGGDLREHVMRFFDVVSQLADMDIEMHDDLISIMLLYSLPSSFDNFRCAIESRDALPKPDALKIKILEEEHSRNVKESVDKALLVKGKRSSKSKKQIEHRQHAYDAPEQANSKIKYKCFKCHQHGHKASECTQKMKVQRNDSAKC; encoded by the exons ATGAGTAGTGCTGTAAAAATTGATCAACTCAACGAGAGTAATTATGAAACATGGAAGATCCAAGTTGAAGcagtgttaataaaaaacgaCGCCTGGGGATACGTTAATGGGAGTATCAAGAAACCAGCTGAGGTAGCCGAAGCAGCAAAATGGGAAATTGGCGATTCTAAAGCTAAGTCTGACCTAATTTTATCCATAACCCCGAGCGAATTACGACATTTGAGAGGTTGTAAGACATCGCGTGACGTATGGTTAAAGTTACAGAACATTCATGCTTCCAAGGGACCTGCGAGAAAAGCTACGCTATTAAAAGAGTTGTTACTGCGTAAATTGGATGAAGGTGGTGACTTAAGAGAACATGTCATGCGATTTTTCGATGTAGTAAGCCAATTAGCGGACATGGATATTGAAATGCATGATGATTTGATCTCTATAATGCTTCTGTATAGTTTGCCGTccagttttgacaattttagaTGTGCCATAGAATCTCGAGATGCATTGCCAAAACCAGACGCATTGAAAATTAAGATATTAGAAGAGGAACATTCCAGAAATGTTAAAGAAAGTGTAGATAAGGCACTTCTTGTAAAAGGAAAGAGATCTTCTAAGTCTAAGAAACAAATAGAGCATCGTCAACACGCATATGATGCCCCTGAGCAGGCTAATTCGAAAATTAAGTATAAATGTTTCAAATGTCACCAGCATGGACATAAAGCCTCTGAGTGTACACAGAAGATGAAAGTACAACGTAATGATAGTGCAAA ATGTTAA